TCTTCCAGAAAACTTTTTCAAAGTTCATCCAAAGAATTGCTGGGGACCCGTAGAAATATATACCAACATTTACGAAATAACTTTTTCGTATAGCACTATACGTGGCAATGAAAAGAGCAAAAAAATTATTATTTCTTGTTACTACAAAAACATACGCTCTCATTTTATATATCTCGTTAATTTATATAATTTAATATTCCCTTATAGAAAATATATTAATCCTATAATAAAAGAGGTGAGAAATAAAGGAAGTATAATAACAATTGTTGATGAAAAATTCCTGAATAGATATTTAGAGTTTAGAAGTAGGACGAAAATAAAAAAAGACTCTTTTTTTTCGTTAAAAGAGAAACTGTGTAACTTATTTCAAAATGAGCTGCACTTAAGTAGGGAACTAAATAAGTTAGTAGAAGAACATTATAAAAGTTTTTGGGGTCCATTATTCATTGCAACTGAACTTGCTACATTAGATATATATTACACAACTATGAGAGGGAATAAAAAACAAAGAACTATATATTTTACTTGTTGGACTTGGGAAAAGCTAAGATTTGGTTATTTAGATGATACAATACGTAGAGTAATTGAAAATCATATAAAAAAACTTAATGATAGTACAGAAAATTTTTATAAAAAACATATAGACTTGAAGTGGAATTTAGGTAACTACAATAAAACATTAATAAGTTATATTTAGCAGTGTATAAGGGGGTGACAAACATATTACGTATGTTTTTAATAAATTGCTAAATGTAGACATTCTTAGCAACTTTAATTATAAAATAAGGTATTAGAAAATCAATACACTCACTATATTTAATTATATTAATCCTTTTCATTACAATTTGAAAAAGGTTGGTACAGGGAAGCTAATGTATGCCCATCAACGCTGACCGTTATTTGAATCAAACTATAAAATTATCATTGATTCAAGGGTAGACTACCGTAAAATATTTCACCCAGATTTTTATATCTTAGAAAAATATTCTCCTCAATCAGATGGCAAATAAATTTGATTGAGGTTAATATAGTGGGGAAGAGAAAATTTTCAGGCATAAGGCCTGTTTTTGAACAAGAAATAAAGTATCTTAAAGATAAACTAGGGATAGAAATACCTTCAAATAAATGCTTTATGGAGCGATTGCAAATTAAGGCATTTACAGGCAAAGAGAAAACAAAAATTTTATATAAAATAAAAGTTAATAGAGAAGAGATGAAGTTGGAAGTAAAAGAAAGTTGTAATTATGATGAAAGTAAGCTTTTAAATTGGGATGAAATTATTCAATTATATAGCGATAAACTATTAAATTTAGAGAAAGAAAGCATTAGTCTCATTACAAATAAGTTAAATCAATATTATGAACACCATCCACTAGTACTAACAAGTGGTGGTAAAGATAGTACTGTATTATTGCATCTAGTTCGCAGTGCAAACCCAAATATCAAAGCCATTTGTAATAACACTTCAAATGAGGCTGGAGAACACTATATACATTTGAAAAAAATTCCTAATCTTGAATGGATTCATCCTAAAGTAGCATTTCTAAAGTATTGCGAACAAGAGAATTTTATACCATCAGTATTTGGCAGAAATTGCTGTAGAGTATATAAGCATGAAACAACTATAGAAAAGTTAGAACAGGAGAAGAAGTATTTGTTTTTTATGGGTATGAGAAATGTAGAAGGACAAAAAAGAGCAGAATATATAGATGAACATAACGCAGATTACTATCCTGTAACATGGAAAGGTATATTACCAATACGAAAGTGGAATACACTAGATATATGGTTATATATACTAGATAAAAAATTAGAATTTAGTCAGATATATATAAAAGGCTATAGTCGTTGTGGTTGCTTAATATGTCCTTATCGTACACTTTATGAAGATATCTTAACAAGAGAGTATTTCTTAAAGCGTATAAAAAGATTTGAAAAGATACAAGAAAATAACTTTAAAACCAAAAAACGTTGGATATATTTAAATTGTACTTTACAAGAATTTATAGATTATGGATGGAAAGGCAGAAGAGTGAGGGAAGAACCCACTCAAGAAGTTATAGAAGAGTTTGCAGATTATATGGGAATTAAAGAAGAGATTGCAAAGAAATATTTCAATCAAGTTTGTAACTGTCAAAGAAATAAAGAAAAACAATTATTTTTAAAGGATTTTGAAGTAGCTTTAAATCTTAAGTATTTGGGTAGAAAAACGAATAAGCTTTTATGTATAAACTGCCTAGCTGAATATCTTGCTCAATCAGAAATTGAAGATATTAAAAGAAGAAATAAAAGGCATAAAACAAAAGTAAAAAATGCTATTGGGAATAAGAAAAAAGAACTAGAAAAGAATATAGAACAATTTAAAAGTCAAGGTTGTCAACTATTCTAGCATGAATTTAATTTAGAAGTTTAAATCTTAAAATAAGTACAATTCTAAAATTTATAGATAGAAAATTATCAAAAACCGAGTAATTTATAGGCATATGCCAACAAGTTACTCGGTTTTTGTTTTTGATAATTTGAAAGATTTTATGGATTAATTATTTATCAAATATAAAAATCATTATTTTTACGAATATAAAAGTTAAACGAGAAAAAAATAATAATAAAATGTTCAATATATTTTCAACTAATGAAAAACTTTGAATTACAAAGGAGTAAACACAAAATGAATAGTGAGCTAACATTAGAAAAATATAAAAAAGCAATTTCTAGAAATCAAAATTCATATAAATTTGCTTTAGGGTTAGCACTTATACAAACAATTAATAATAATAGAAGAGTTTACTATGAAGAAATAATAAGAAAGGTAGCAGATATTTATTTTAAGCACCATTTTATATACAAGATTAATGAGTCGAATAACCCCAATCAGGTTCCTATAGTTATAACTATATTAGAAGAATATTTAAAAAATGTATATGGGAACATTAGCAATATAAAAAAGCTGTCTAAAGAAGATTTAAATGCTTTGTCAGTATATTTGATTAACCCTAAAAAAATTACAAATATAATTAATAGCCCATTAGTTGCTACAAAATTAACAACCAATAAAGGTTTTTTCTATTATACATTACCATGCTGGCAAAAGGCAGAGAAAATAAAAGGAAAGAGTTATTATGATTATTCTAATAGTGGTGAGAATGATTTCTTTTTATATGATTCAAATAAAAAAGTATTACTAATAAAGGAAGATTTCATAAATCTAATAAATACTAGAAAAGAATTGCTAACTGATATTACTGTAGGGCAATGGGTTAAATTTACAGAAAAATTCAACTTAATTCCAAGATTATATCAAAAAATTAGTCTTGATAAACCTAATAGAACTACAAGTAAGTTTAATGATATATTTGATAATTTAGCAGTGTTAGAAGGAGATGCATGTATCATTTGTAACAAGAAAATATATAAAGATAAGACTTTAGACCATTTAATTCCTTTTTCATATATTTTTTCTTGTGAATTATGGAATCTAGCAAGAGCACATAGAACATGTAATAGTAGTAAAAATGATAAAATTGGTAGTCAAGAAATGATTGATAAATTGGTAAGAAGAAATATAAGATTATGGAAATTAGAGGACGAAATTCCTAGTAAGTATAAAAACATTTATTTGAATCATTTTAAGAGTAATTTTATATCAATTAATGATATGGTGCAAAAAATTTATAAGGCAGTATTAGAATGTAAAAGCGCAGGATTCGAACAGATGAAAGATAGAGAAAGCAAAAGACAAAAGCATGAAGTGGAAGATATTAATATCATATCAAGTATACCTGATTTTACAGAAGTATTTACTAATGGAAGTTTGGATAATAATAAAATAATTTATTAAACTATTAAACCTTTCATATAGTTTAATTTTAGAAATTGTGGTTTCGATACAATACGCTCCACCTCCGCCAATAAATATAACCGTATTGGATTATCCAATACGGTTTTTTGATGTTTAAAAATATAATTTATTTGGGCTGTATGTCAAATGTTGGGGTGTCAGTATTTATCTAGATACTAGCACCATTATTTTTTGAGTTTAAAGAATATATATTGCCAAGATGAACTGTCCCTACGGATAAAAAACATAGAGAATTCAGAAAAAACGGATATTCTTCACAAGTACTGAATATATCTATAACATAAAAGTTTACACAGTAGACACATGTTCACATAATGAACAAAAAAGGAGAGGAATATGATAAATGATAAAATATCTTCAATTAATAAAGCCATAAATATTCTAAAAAGGTTGGCAGAAGAACCCTTTGAAATGACAGTTTTAAATTTAAGTAATGAACTGCAAATAAATAGAAGTACAGTACATCGGATAATAAATATTTTAAAAGATGAATCCTTAGTTTTACAAAATCCTTATAATAAAAAATATTGTTTAGGACCTACTGCATATCATATTGGAGCTTCATATGTTAATAATTATGACCAAATAAGATATATGATTAATGATATTGCATTAGATATAAATCAATCTGTTGGCTTTGTTAAATTAGAAGGTGAAAAAATTATAAATATTTATGAAGTAGAGACTTATCAACCAATAAGAATGGGATATAGGCAAGGACAATACTATCCAATTCATTGTGGAGCATACGGAAAGTGTACAATGGCTTTTTATGAGCCTAAAGAAAGATTAGAAAAGATAGTGTATTCTACAGAATTAGTAAAAAACACACCAAATACAATTACAGATCCAGAAAAGTTACTTAAGGAGTATGAAAAAATTCGTAAAGATGGGTATGCAATTAGTGATGAAGAAAATGTAATAGGACTTATTGGAATAGGAGCACCAGTGTTTAATTTTAATGGTAAGATTATTGGAACTATAGCATCAGCTCTTATTAAAAGTAGCACTACAAAAGAAGATATTGAAAAGGTTAAAATGACCATGATAAATGGAGCTAAAAGAATTAGCAAATTATTAGTTTAGAGGGGGGATGCTAAAAAAATTTGAGTTATCTAAAAAGGAGGGGATAAAATATTAAAGCCCTAGAACTTATCAGTAAAAAGGTCCTTCAAGTAGAACAGAAATCATTTAAATAATATAGTATTTTTAAGAAAATTAAATATTAATGAGGAGGTTTTTTTATGAGTGGAAAAGCTATGGACAAAAGAAAATTTAAAGTTCCCCATACCTACGTTATTTTATTTTCAGTTATTATTGTGATGGCATTATTAACATATGTGATACCTGCAGGAGAATTTGATAGGGTAAAAGATGAGGCTACAGGAAGAACTGTTGTAGATCCTGTTTCTTTCCATAGTGTAGACCAAAATCCAACTAAATTTTTTGATTTGTTCAAATCAGTACCTAATGGAATGAAAGCCGCTTCAGGTATAGTTTTCTTTATATTTATTGTTGGCGGTTCATTCCAAATAATTACGGGCACTGGCGCTGTGGAAGCGGGAATAGGAAAAATTGCAGTAGGACTTAAAGGTAAGGAAAAGATTATGATTCCAATATTTATAGGATTATTTGCAGTAGGTGGTGGAACATTTGGCATGGCCGAAGAGGTAATAGTCTTTGTTCCTATAGGAATAGCCCTTGCAAGAGCTTTAGGATATGATGCAATAACAGGAACGGCAATGATAACTTTAGGTGCAGCTGTAGGATTTACTTCTGGTTTTATGAATCCATTTACAGTAGGAGTGGCACAGGGAATATCTGAATTACCGTTATTCTCAGGTATAGGCTTTAGACTTGTAATACTAGGAGTCATGTTTATTATAACTACATGGTATGTTATAAGATATGCA
This is a stretch of genomic DNA from Anaeromicrobium sediminis. It encodes these proteins:
- a CDS encoding HNH endonuclease signature motif containing protein, which gives rise to MNSELTLEKYKKAISRNQNSYKFALGLALIQTINNNRRVYYEEIIRKVADIYFKHHFIYKINESNNPNQVPIVITILEEYLKNVYGNISNIKKLSKEDLNALSVYLINPKKITNIINSPLVATKLTTNKGFFYYTLPCWQKAEKIKGKSYYDYSNSGENDFFLYDSNKKVLLIKEDFINLINTRKELLTDITVGQWVKFTEKFNLIPRLYQKISLDKPNRTTSKFNDIFDNLAVLEGDACIICNKKIYKDKTLDHLIPFSYIFSCELWNLARAHRTCNSSKNDKIGSQEMIDKLVRRNIRLWKLEDEIPSKYKNIYLNHFKSNFISINDMVQKIYKAVLECKSAGFEQMKDRESKRQKHEVEDINIISSIPDFTEVFTNGSLDNNKIIY
- a CDS encoding phosphoadenosine phosphosulfate reductase family protein, which produces MGKRKFSGIRPVFEQEIKYLKDKLGIEIPSNKCFMERLQIKAFTGKEKTKILYKIKVNREEMKLEVKESCNYDESKLLNWDEIIQLYSDKLLNLEKESISLITNKLNQYYEHHPLVLTSGGKDSTVLLHLVRSANPNIKAICNNTSNEAGEHYIHLKKIPNLEWIHPKVAFLKYCEQENFIPSVFGRNCCRVYKHETTIEKLEQEKKYLFFMGMRNVEGQKRAEYIDEHNADYYPVTWKGILPIRKWNTLDIWLYILDKKLEFSQIYIKGYSRCGCLICPYRTLYEDILTREYFLKRIKRFEKIQENNFKTKKRWIYLNCTLQEFIDYGWKGRRVREEPTQEVIEEFADYMGIKEEIAKKYFNQVCNCQRNKEKQLFLKDFEVALNLKYLGRKTNKLLCINCLAEYLAQSEIEDIKRRNKRHKTKVKNAIGNKKKELEKNIEQFKSQGCQLF
- a CDS encoding IclR family transcriptional regulator, giving the protein MINDKISSINKAINILKRLAEEPFEMTVLNLSNELQINRSTVHRIINILKDESLVLQNPYNKKYCLGPTAYHIGASYVNNYDQIRYMINDIALDINQSVGFVKLEGEKIINIYEVETYQPIRMGYRQGQYYPIHCGAYGKCTMAFYEPKERLEKIVYSTELVKNTPNTITDPEKLLKEYEKIRKDGYAISDEENVIGLIGIGAPVFNFNGKIIGTIASALIKSSTTKEDIEKVKMTMINGAKRISKLLV